One genomic region from Candidatus Poribacteria bacterium encodes:
- a CDS encoding glucose 1-dehydrogenase — MLLKDRVCIVTGGSSGIGRGIALEFAREGARVAVVDRREAPLRGKYHETDVTTPTVAEIEKLGAQGIFLQTDVADESQVADAIQQTVEHFGGLDILVNNAGIHIPGGAQEISIADWDKVVGVNLRGVFVATKLAIPHLKQSKFGRIIQIASVHAYGGGAGPAYAPAKAALVNMVRDTALEIGEFGITVNAICPGYIETAIQDYLTPEQIEEALEKTALPRFGLPRDIGRACVFLASDDAEWVTGASLLVDGGFAAGV; from the coding sequence TTGCCCGTGAGGGTGCGCGTGTTGCCGTTGTAGATAGGCGGGAGGCACCCCTCCGCGGCAAATATCACGAAACCGATGTCACAACACCAACCGTCGCAGAGATCGAAAAACTCGGTGCCCAGGGTATCTTCCTCCAAACCGATGTCGCTGACGAATCGCAGGTCGCTGACGCAATCCAGCAGACTGTCGAACACTTTGGTGGACTCGATATTCTCGTCAATAATGCAGGTATCCACATCCCGGGTGGCGCGCAAGAAATCTCTATCGCTGACTGGGACAAGGTTGTTGGTGTCAACCTCCGCGGCGTTTTCGTCGCGACGAAACTCGCAATTCCACACCTAAAGCAATCGAAATTTGGAAGGATAATCCAGATTGCTTCTGTCCATGCCTACGGAGGCGGCGCGGGACCTGCGTATGCCCCCGCGAAAGCCGCACTCGTCAACATGGTCCGAGATACGGCGTTAGAAATCGGGGAATTCGGTATAACCGTCAATGCCATCTGCCCCGGTTATATTGAGACGGCAATCCAAGATTACCTCACCCCTGAACAGATAGAAGAAGCATTGGAAAAGACAGCCCTGCCGCGTTTTGGTCTACCAAGAGACATCGGACGTGCCTGTGTCTTTCTCGCCTCCGACGATGCGGAATGGGTCACCGGTGCTTCTCTGCTCGTTGATGGTGGATTCGCCGCAGGCGTTTAG